In Halictus rubicundus isolate RS-2024b chromosome 5, iyHalRubi1_principal, whole genome shotgun sequence, one genomic interval encodes:
- the LOC143354104 gene encoding uncharacterized protein LOC143354104 isoform X5: protein MSQESVTNDKQLPTPKDEGDEAIISMSVAGEVTDTSIMEVGRSRPQFQYSREELMVIKTLPLSKRRPDFLDTSYNNSRGVWDPERWHSGRKRSDTPPKDERAGRGDQVAENHAKRRNGDPRERIRKEQDGIVLSPQRRSFNSGCFVNVICNQSSNRRPESPIGKTEVSHREPVRRIGSGRILTRDIWNFRPENEKLEPERTDFTFRAGATGGTSIRDRDHRDTRDGKDRETVRERDRERDNLRDRDERNERYERRSFGRDYGDRERERDRDRGVERNDRNHQPDREKDRGRERRFSNDRRRTYSENRNDVDEPEWFSSGPTSQHDTIELRGFEDIPEEKVLNNSSTAKNKKQAPVQKKRGKKNSVEKDEKQTENSAGPKGRSTPTTMDQSMNVVAAPHSPISEQNESTSLAQKTNHDSIESAVTEPSCETTDISTTTNQNQEDSHPDFNLDDFLKSDTFPGVPGLLTNGVGSNGGTCSRFSQWFKRESPVQQVDSRRTSIQDDILNNLLNDITEPNIQIPSVTESNTYFAPISPANTTTNTTTSTTGVKLLEMLQRGNKPSQNGQGDATSSVVPLMKNTTIKDMEVGGKVVHSLEDLEARMRGGAPPPTSAIDQPRVNKTEDLSAFKKLLAQVTGGQAIPASNGPISQKQPVTLMQLLNSQLKTQPIASQQSVPEPIQPTFNHVGSLGPTQHPHQAQMQHENLMKVLQIQQQQKQQHQQQHQQQQHSDMLSIMMGGQRMLGVSPVPPEMQMMLNNVPTSQELLQRPEAQAIIQGLQQGEITRQHLIQQLQNPAMQHRHREVLVNILKMYGGTTPRTVSPHPSAPTPQDHILQQMLYQQQQQRIPSPMNNAYCPPSIISPNLTASPSTLTVQHPVMQHRVPSPREIAMHAQTIMQNTLIKKKLEEQRENYRKRQDQQQQQQQQQQQQQQQVQQRASSPVNSPAKQTMSPTPLAFTPTSVLRKMTADKEPEGNSNDPSKLANQSQASQMQHMQSAVQLLTQISRHNALRPQSVQSTWSNPSIKQHPGRPIVKGGGGNAGTQFQYSGNSDFQQQQQQQQHRTVASVYGNPVRSKHTMTANMPHHNVSQYNIAQNSMISQRSNTLNNQIKVQQAQSHLANMQHQPQQQQPQQQQRSLNSQMQTVLNQNYNSNRTDGRVMRSQQISMPVGRQTSPGLGYVGTNGGDLSPTSNQLARWFSPELLAQARAGKLPELVQTNVLSLEELERLQHASTTVHN, encoded by the exons ATGTCTCAGGAGTCTGTGACAAATGACAAGCAACTGCCAACACCGAAAGATGAAG GAGATGAAGCAATTATATCAATGTCGGTGGCTGGGGAGGTAACCGACACTTCTATTATGGAAGTGGGCCGTTCAAGACCTCAATTTCAGTATTCCCGG GAGGAGTTAATGGTGATAAAGACGTTGCCACTGTCGAAGAGGAGACCTGATTTCTTAGATACTTCGTATAACAA TTCGCGTGGTGTATGGGATCCTGAACGTTGGCATTCGGGTAGAAAGCGGAGCGATACACCTCCGAAAGACGAGAGAGCTGGACGAGGGGATCAGGTGGCTGAGAACCATGCTAAACGTCGTAACGGCGATCCCCGTGAACGGATCCGTAAAGAACAGGACGGCATTGTTTTGAGTCCTCAGCGTAGGAGTTTCAATTCGGGTTGTTTCGTTAATGTGATATGCAATCAATCTTCTAATCGACGCCCTGAGAGTCCGATAGGGAAGACGGAG GTCAGCCACAGGGAGCCTGTTCGACGGATCGGAAGCGGTAGGATCTTGACTCGCGACATTTGGAACTTTCGACCGGAAAACGAAAAGCTCGAGCCGGAACGTACGGATTTCACTTTTCGTGCTGGAGCAACCGGGGGTACGTCTATACGTGACCGCGACCATAGAGACACTCGCGACGGAAAGGATCGAGAGACAGTGAGGGAGAGGGATCGAGAACGCGATAATTTGCGCGATCGAGACGAGAGGAACGAGCGTTACGAGCGAAGATCTTTCGGCCGCGACTATGGGGACAGGGAAAGGGAACGTGATCGGGACAGGGGTGTTGAGCGGAACGATCGCAATCATCAGCCGGATCGTGAGAAAGATCGTGGACGGGAGCGAAGATTTAGCAACGATCGGAGGCGAACTTACAGCGAGAATCGCAACGACGTGGACGAGCCGGAGTGGTTCAGCTCCGGGCCGACTTCTCAGCACGACACCATCGAGCTGAGAGGATTCGAGGATATTCCTGAAGAGAAGGTTTTGAACAATAGCAGCACCGCGAAGAACAAAAAGCAGGCTCCGGTGCAGAAGAAACGTGGGAAAAAGAATTCGGTGGAAAAGGATGAGAAGCAGACTGAAAATTCGGCGGGCCCGAAAGGCCGAAGCACACCGACCACGATGGATCAATCTATGAACGTTGTTGCCGCACCGCATTCTCCCATCTCGGAACAGAACGAATCGACCTCGCTTGCCCAGAAAACGAACCACGACTCGATCGAAAGCGCCGTCACCGAGCCGAGCTGCGAGACAACCGATATTTCAACTACTACCAACCAAAATCAGGAGGACAGTCATCCCGACTTCAACCTCGATGACTTCTTGAAGTCTGACACGTTCCCTGGTGTACCTGGACTGTTAACT AACGGAGTCGGCTCGAATGGAGGAACTTGTTCGCGATTTAGTCAGTGGTTCAAGAGGGAGAGTCCAGTCCAACAAGTTGATAGTCGCAGAACTTCTATTCAGGATGATATATTGAACAATCTTCTGAATGATATTACAGAGCCAAATATTCAGATCCCGTCGGTAACCGAATCTAACACGTACTTTGCTCCCATCTCTCCTGCCAATACAACTACGAATACGACTACATCCACCACCGGAGTGAAATTGTTGGAAATGTTACAACGCGGGAATAAACCGAGTCAGAACGGCCAAGGAGATGCGACTAGTAGTGTTGTACCGTTAATGAAGAATACAACTATTAAAGATATGG AAGTTGGTGGAAAAGTTGTGCATAGCCTGGAGGATTTGGAAGCACGTATGCGAGGTGGTGCTCCTCCACCTACATCTGCGATCGATCAACCTCGTGTGAATAAGACTGAAGATCTCTctgcttttaaaaaattg CTTGCTCAAGTGACTGGAGGACAAGCTATACCAGCGTCGAATGGACCTATCTCTCAAAAGCAACCGGTAACATTAATGCAA TTACTTAATTCCCAACTAAAAACCCAACCAATTGCTTCTCAGCAATCGGTCCCAGAACCAATTCAGCCGACTTTTAATCATGTTGGTTCTCTTGGGCCAACGCAGCATCCGCATCAGGCACAAATGCAACACGAAAACCTAATGAAAGTGTTGCAAATTCAGCAG CAACAAAAACAACAACACCAGCAGCAacaccaacaacaacaacattCGGACATGCTGTCGATAATGATGGGTGGTCAACGAATGTTAGGTGTGAGTCCTGTGCCACCGGAAATGCAGATGATGCTCAACAATGTCCCAACGAGTCAGGAACTTCTGCAGAGACCGGAAGCTCAAGCCATTATTCAGGGTCTTCAACAAGGAGAAATAACTAGGCAGCACCTTATACAGCAATTACAG AACCCAGCCATGCAGCACCGTCATAGGGAAGTTTTagtcaatattttaaaaatgtacgGTGGTACCACTCCTCGTACCGTAAGTCCGCATCCCAGTGCGCCCACTCCGCAAGATCATATCTTGCAGCAGATGCTGTATCAACAGCAACAACAGAGGATTCCATCGCCCATGAACAATG CTTATTGCCCACCTTCGATAATATCTCCAAATTTGACCGCTAGTCCCAGTACATTAACGGTGCAGCATCCAg tGATGCAGCATAGAGTTCCCTCGCCGCGGGAGATTGCTATGCATGCTCAGACTATAATGCAAAATACTCTAATTAAGAAAAAGTTGGAGGAGCAGCGTGAGAATTACCGCAAGCGGCAGGatcaacagcaacagcagcaacaacaacagcagcagcagcaacagcaagtTCAACAGAGAGCGTCGAGTCCTGTTAACTCGCCTGCGAAGCAGACCATGAGCCCGACGCCGCTCGCTTTTACCCCAACATCGGTGTTACGTAAAATGACCGCCGATAAGGAGCCTGAGG GTAATAGTAATGATCCATCGAAATTAGCAAACCAGTCGCAAGCATCGCAGATGCAGCATATGCAATCTGCAGTTCAGTTACTGACACAAATTTCCCGACATAATGCATTGCGGCCACAGTCTGTACAATCTACATGGTCGAATCCAAGCATCAAACAACATCCAG GTCGACCAATAGTGAAAGGTGGTGGTGGTAATGCTGGCACCCAATTTCAATACAGTGGGAATTCAGATTttcagcaacagcagcaacaacaacaacatagAACAGTTGCAAGCGTGTATGGTAATCCCGTGCGCTCCAAGCATACAATGACTGCTAACATGCCCCACCACAACGTGTCGCAATACAATATTGCACAGAACTCAATGATAAGCCAGAGGTCGAACACTCTGAACAACCAAATCAAAGTGCAACAAGCTCAGTCGCATCTTGCAAATATGCAACACCAACCGCAACAGCAACAACCACAGCAACAACAGCGGTCGCTTAACTCGCAAATGCAAACGGTTTTGAATCAAAACTACAATTCCAATCGTACAG ATGGGCGGGTAATGCGGTCACAGCAAATAAGTATGCCCGTAGGTCGTCAAACGTCACCTGGTTTAGGATATGTCGGTACAAACGGTGGAGATCTATCGCCAACCTCGAATCAATTGGCGCGATGGTTTAGTCCAGAGCTTCTTGCACAGGCGCGGGCTGGTAAGCTTCCGGAGCTTGTCCAGACAAATGTTTTGTCCTTGGAGGAATTAGAAAGACTTCAACATGCATCGACTACAGTGCATAATTAG
- the LOC143354104 gene encoding uncharacterized protein LOC143354104 isoform X4 — MSQESVTNDKQLPTPKDEGDEAIISMSVAGEVTDTSIMEVGRSRPQFQYSREELMVIKTLPLSKRRPDFLDTSYNNSRGVWDPERWHSGRKRSDTPPKDERAGRGDQVAENHAKRRNGDPRERIRKEQDGIVLSPQRRSFNSGCFVNVICNQSSNRRPESPIGKTEVSHREPVRRIGSGRILTRDIWNFRPENEKLEPERTDFTFRAGATGGTSIRDRDHRDTRDGKDRETVRERDRERDNLRDRDERNERYERRSFGRDYGDRERERDRDRGVERNDRNHQPDREKDRGRERRFSNDRRRTYSENRNDVDEPEWFSSGPTSQHDTIELRGFEDIPEEKVLNNSSTAKNKKQAPVQKKRGKKNSVEKDEKQTENSAGPKGRSTPTTMDQSMNVVAAPHSPISEQNESTSLAQKTNHDSIESAVTEPSCETTDISTTTNQNQEDSHPDFNLDDFLKSDTFPGVPGLLTNGVGSNGGTCSRFSQWFKRESPVQQVDSRRTSIQDDILNNLLNDITEPNIQIPSVTESNTYFAPISPANTTTNTTTSTTGVKLLEMLQRGNKPSQNGQGDATSSVVPLMKNTTIKDMEVGGKVVHSLEDLEARMRGGAPPPTSAIDQPRVNKTEDLSAFKKLLAQVTGGQAIPASNGPISQKQPVTLMQLLNSQLKTQPIASQQSVPEPIQPTFNHVGSLGPTQHPHQAQMQHENLMKVLQIQQQQQKQQHQQQHQQQQHSDMLSIMMGGQRMLGVSPVPPEMQMMLNNVPTSQELLQRPEAQAIIQGLQQGEITRQHLIQQLQNPAMQHRHREVLVNILKMYGGTTPRTVSPHPSAPTPQDHILQQMLYQQQQQRIPSPMNNAYCPPSIISPNLTASPSTLTVQHPVMQHRVPSPREIAMHAQTIMQNTLIKKKLEEQRENYRKRQDQQQQQQQQQQQQQQQVQQRASSPVNSPAKQTMSPTPLAFTPTSVLRKMTADKEPEGNSNDPSKLANQSQASQMQHMQSAVQLLTQISRHNALRPQSVQSTWSNPSIKQHPGRPIVKGGGGNAGTQFQYSGNSDFQQQQQQQQHRTVASVYGNPVRSKHTMTANMPHHNVSQYNIAQNSMISQRSNTLNNQIKVQQAQSHLANMQHQPQQQQPQQQQRSLNSQMQTVLNQNYNSNRTDGRVMRSQQISMPVGRQTSPGLGYVGTNGGDLSPTSNQLARWFSPELLAQARAGKLPELVQTNVLSLEELERLQHASTTVHN; from the exons ATGTCTCAGGAGTCTGTGACAAATGACAAGCAACTGCCAACACCGAAAGATGAAG GAGATGAAGCAATTATATCAATGTCGGTGGCTGGGGAGGTAACCGACACTTCTATTATGGAAGTGGGCCGTTCAAGACCTCAATTTCAGTATTCCCGG GAGGAGTTAATGGTGATAAAGACGTTGCCACTGTCGAAGAGGAGACCTGATTTCTTAGATACTTCGTATAACAA TTCGCGTGGTGTATGGGATCCTGAACGTTGGCATTCGGGTAGAAAGCGGAGCGATACACCTCCGAAAGACGAGAGAGCTGGACGAGGGGATCAGGTGGCTGAGAACCATGCTAAACGTCGTAACGGCGATCCCCGTGAACGGATCCGTAAAGAACAGGACGGCATTGTTTTGAGTCCTCAGCGTAGGAGTTTCAATTCGGGTTGTTTCGTTAATGTGATATGCAATCAATCTTCTAATCGACGCCCTGAGAGTCCGATAGGGAAGACGGAG GTCAGCCACAGGGAGCCTGTTCGACGGATCGGAAGCGGTAGGATCTTGACTCGCGACATTTGGAACTTTCGACCGGAAAACGAAAAGCTCGAGCCGGAACGTACGGATTTCACTTTTCGTGCTGGAGCAACCGGGGGTACGTCTATACGTGACCGCGACCATAGAGACACTCGCGACGGAAAGGATCGAGAGACAGTGAGGGAGAGGGATCGAGAACGCGATAATTTGCGCGATCGAGACGAGAGGAACGAGCGTTACGAGCGAAGATCTTTCGGCCGCGACTATGGGGACAGGGAAAGGGAACGTGATCGGGACAGGGGTGTTGAGCGGAACGATCGCAATCATCAGCCGGATCGTGAGAAAGATCGTGGACGGGAGCGAAGATTTAGCAACGATCGGAGGCGAACTTACAGCGAGAATCGCAACGACGTGGACGAGCCGGAGTGGTTCAGCTCCGGGCCGACTTCTCAGCACGACACCATCGAGCTGAGAGGATTCGAGGATATTCCTGAAGAGAAGGTTTTGAACAATAGCAGCACCGCGAAGAACAAAAAGCAGGCTCCGGTGCAGAAGAAACGTGGGAAAAAGAATTCGGTGGAAAAGGATGAGAAGCAGACTGAAAATTCGGCGGGCCCGAAAGGCCGAAGCACACCGACCACGATGGATCAATCTATGAACGTTGTTGCCGCACCGCATTCTCCCATCTCGGAACAGAACGAATCGACCTCGCTTGCCCAGAAAACGAACCACGACTCGATCGAAAGCGCCGTCACCGAGCCGAGCTGCGAGACAACCGATATTTCAACTACTACCAACCAAAATCAGGAGGACAGTCATCCCGACTTCAACCTCGATGACTTCTTGAAGTCTGACACGTTCCCTGGTGTACCTGGACTGTTAACT AACGGAGTCGGCTCGAATGGAGGAACTTGTTCGCGATTTAGTCAGTGGTTCAAGAGGGAGAGTCCAGTCCAACAAGTTGATAGTCGCAGAACTTCTATTCAGGATGATATATTGAACAATCTTCTGAATGATATTACAGAGCCAAATATTCAGATCCCGTCGGTAACCGAATCTAACACGTACTTTGCTCCCATCTCTCCTGCCAATACAACTACGAATACGACTACATCCACCACCGGAGTGAAATTGTTGGAAATGTTACAACGCGGGAATAAACCGAGTCAGAACGGCCAAGGAGATGCGACTAGTAGTGTTGTACCGTTAATGAAGAATACAACTATTAAAGATATGG AAGTTGGTGGAAAAGTTGTGCATAGCCTGGAGGATTTGGAAGCACGTATGCGAGGTGGTGCTCCTCCACCTACATCTGCGATCGATCAACCTCGTGTGAATAAGACTGAAGATCTCTctgcttttaaaaaattg CTTGCTCAAGTGACTGGAGGACAAGCTATACCAGCGTCGAATGGACCTATCTCTCAAAAGCAACCGGTAACATTAATGCAA TTACTTAATTCCCAACTAAAAACCCAACCAATTGCTTCTCAGCAATCGGTCCCAGAACCAATTCAGCCGACTTTTAATCATGTTGGTTCTCTTGGGCCAACGCAGCATCCGCATCAGGCACAAATGCAACACGAAAACCTAATGAAAGTGTTGCAAATTCAGCAG CAGCAACAAAAACAACAACACCAGCAGCAacaccaacaacaacaacattCGGACATGCTGTCGATAATGATGGGTGGTCAACGAATGTTAGGTGTGAGTCCTGTGCCACCGGAAATGCAGATGATGCTCAACAATGTCCCAACGAGTCAGGAACTTCTGCAGAGACCGGAAGCTCAAGCCATTATTCAGGGTCTTCAACAAGGAGAAATAACTAGGCAGCACCTTATACAGCAATTACAG AACCCAGCCATGCAGCACCGTCATAGGGAAGTTTTagtcaatattttaaaaatgtacgGTGGTACCACTCCTCGTACCGTAAGTCCGCATCCCAGTGCGCCCACTCCGCAAGATCATATCTTGCAGCAGATGCTGTATCAACAGCAACAACAGAGGATTCCATCGCCCATGAACAATG CTTATTGCCCACCTTCGATAATATCTCCAAATTTGACCGCTAGTCCCAGTACATTAACGGTGCAGCATCCAg tGATGCAGCATAGAGTTCCCTCGCCGCGGGAGATTGCTATGCATGCTCAGACTATAATGCAAAATACTCTAATTAAGAAAAAGTTGGAGGAGCAGCGTGAGAATTACCGCAAGCGGCAGGatcaacagcaacagcagcaacaacaacagcagcagcagcaacagcaagtTCAACAGAGAGCGTCGAGTCCTGTTAACTCGCCTGCGAAGCAGACCATGAGCCCGACGCCGCTCGCTTTTACCCCAACATCGGTGTTACGTAAAATGACCGCCGATAAGGAGCCTGAGG GTAATAGTAATGATCCATCGAAATTAGCAAACCAGTCGCAAGCATCGCAGATGCAGCATATGCAATCTGCAGTTCAGTTACTGACACAAATTTCCCGACATAATGCATTGCGGCCACAGTCTGTACAATCTACATGGTCGAATCCAAGCATCAAACAACATCCAG GTCGACCAATAGTGAAAGGTGGTGGTGGTAATGCTGGCACCCAATTTCAATACAGTGGGAATTCAGATTttcagcaacagcagcaacaacaacaacatagAACAGTTGCAAGCGTGTATGGTAATCCCGTGCGCTCCAAGCATACAATGACTGCTAACATGCCCCACCACAACGTGTCGCAATACAATATTGCACAGAACTCAATGATAAGCCAGAGGTCGAACACTCTGAACAACCAAATCAAAGTGCAACAAGCTCAGTCGCATCTTGCAAATATGCAACACCAACCGCAACAGCAACAACCACAGCAACAACAGCGGTCGCTTAACTCGCAAATGCAAACGGTTTTGAATCAAAACTACAATTCCAATCGTACAG ATGGGCGGGTAATGCGGTCACAGCAAATAAGTATGCCCGTAGGTCGTCAAACGTCACCTGGTTTAGGATATGTCGGTACAAACGGTGGAGATCTATCGCCAACCTCGAATCAATTGGCGCGATGGTTTAGTCCAGAGCTTCTTGCACAGGCGCGGGCTGGTAAGCTTCCGGAGCTTGTCCAGACAAATGTTTTGTCCTTGGAGGAATTAGAAAGACTTCAACATGCATCGACTACAGTGCATAATTAG